The proteins below are encoded in one region of Flavobacterium nackdongense:
- a CDS encoding DUF4407 domain-containing protein, whose protein sequence is MLQQFFILCSGADKNLLEGCSAGEKTKYVGIGATVFFTAVMAFIASSYALFTVFDNPFIAMGFGIVWGLLIFNLDRFIVSTIRKRDRFKSEFLQASPRIVLAIIIAIVISKPLEIKIFEKEINTVLLKEKNAMALNNKKEVANYFKSDVDKNKAETDRLKAEIALKEKEVNTLYETYISEAEGTKGTMKLGKGPVFKEKIAKHNLASAELDSIRKNNLAKIAVNDKKALTLQADLDKKVSETQPIIEGFDGLMARINALNKLPLIPSLFIMLLFLAIETSPIIAKLLAAKSEYDYKLEDLETALKATLAQDKYQRDLLVKTSASMHDKVYEDIAQDKKLYDLQRQKATELLELQAHNFVEKQKQTM, encoded by the coding sequence ATGCTACAACAATTTTTCATCCTCTGTTCCGGAGCCGATAAAAATCTCCTCGAAGGTTGCTCTGCAGGCGAAAAAACCAAATATGTAGGTATTGGCGCCACTGTTTTCTTCACTGCCGTTATGGCTTTCATTGCCAGCTCTTATGCGCTGTTCACGGTTTTCGACAATCCGTTTATTGCGATGGGATTTGGTATTGTTTGGGGATTGTTGATTTTCAATTTAGACCGATTTATTGTTTCTACTATTCGAAAAAGAGATCGTTTCAAAAGCGAATTTTTGCAAGCCAGTCCGCGAATTGTTTTGGCAATAATCATTGCTATCGTGATTTCGAAACCCTTAGAAATAAAAATTTTCGAAAAGGAAATCAATACTGTTTTATTGAAAGAAAAAAATGCTATGGCTTTGAATAACAAAAAAGAAGTCGCCAATTATTTCAAATCGGATGTAGATAAAAACAAAGCAGAAACTGACAGGTTGAAAGCAGAAATTGCTTTAAAAGAAAAAGAAGTAAATACTTTATACGAAACCTATATTTCTGAGGCCGAAGGAACGAAAGGTACAATGAAATTAGGCAAAGGACCCGTTTTTAAAGAGAAAATAGCCAAACATAATTTGGCTTCCGCCGAACTGGATTCTATCCGAAAAAACAACTTGGCTAAAATTGCTGTCAACGATAAAAAAGCTCTTACGCTTCAAGCTGATTTAGACAAAAAAGTTTCAGAAACCCAACCTATAATCGAAGGTTTTGATGGTTTAATGGCGCGAATCAACGCGTTGAATAAACTGCCATTGATTCCGTCTTTGTTTATAATGTTGTTGTTTTTGGCTATCGAAACTTCGCCAATCATCGCCAAATTGTTGGCGGCAAAAAGCGAATACGATTATAAGTTGGAAGATTTAGAAACAGCACTCAAAGCAACTTTAGCGCAAGACAAATACCAGCGCGATTTGTTGGTAAAAACTAGCGCATCGATGCATGATAAAGTGTATGAAGACATTGCGCAGGACAAAAAACTCTACGATTTGCAACGTCAAAAAGCAACTGAATTATTAGAACTTCAAGCGCATAATTTTGTGGAAAAACAGAAACAAACGATGTAA
- a CDS encoding DUF423 domain-containing protein, with amino-acid sequence MDKKIISTAAIFGMLAIILGAFGAHALKKVLSIDELATFETGVKYQMYHALFLLFIGLSSLAEKAKKTIYNLVVIGVIFFSGSIYLLATNGHFIPFDFKVIGFVTPIGGLLLILSWGVLLVTILKKK; translated from the coding sequence ATGGACAAAAAAATAATTTCTACAGCTGCAATTTTTGGAATGTTGGCGATCATCTTAGGAGCATTTGGCGCCCACGCCTTAAAAAAAGTTTTGTCTATTGATGAACTAGCTACATTTGAAACCGGAGTTAAATACCAAATGTACCACGCCTTGTTTCTCTTGTTTATTGGGCTATCAAGCCTTGCAGAAAAAGCAAAGAAAACAATTTATAATTTAGTGGTTATTGGCGTGATTTTCTTTTCGGGTTCAATCTATTTATTGGCTACAAACGGACATTTTATTCCTTTTGATTTTAAAGTCATTGGATTCGTAACTCCTATCGGCGGCTTGTTACTAATCTTGTCTTGGGGCGTTTTATTAGTTACTATTTTAAAGAAAAAATAA
- a CDS encoding saccharopine dehydrogenase family protein has product MRTILIIGAGRSASSLIQYLLNKSDEENLQLLIGDLSLETAQNKTNNHPNATAISLDIFDQIQRKEAIQKADIVISMLPAHLHIEVARDCIAYKKHMVTASYVSDAMQELDVLAQENNLIFMNEIGLDPGIDHMSAMKVIDEIKAKGGKMLLFESFCGGLVAPESDTNLWNYKFTWAPRNVVLAGQGGAAKFLQEGTYKYIPYCNLFRRTEFLEVEGYGKFEAYSNRDSLKYLDVYGLNDVLTLFRGTIRRVGFSKAWNMFVQLGMTDDSYVMEGSETMSYRQFVNSFLPYHPTDSVEIKMRLILKIDQDDIMWDKLLELDLFNPDKLVGLKDATPAQILEKILSDSWTLQPNDKDMIVMYHKFGYELNGKKLQIDSKMVCLGEDQTYTAMAKTVGLPVAMATLLILNGKIKTPGVQLPIREEVYLPILKELEEYGVVFKEETVPYLGYNA; this is encoded by the coding sequence ATGAGAACAATTCTAATTATCGGCGCTGGAAGATCAGCCTCTTCCTTGATTCAATATCTTTTAAACAAATCAGATGAAGAGAATTTGCAGCTCCTTATTGGAGATTTATCATTAGAAACTGCACAGAATAAAACGAATAATCATCCCAATGCAACTGCCATTTCATTAGATATTTTTGACCAAATTCAAAGAAAAGAAGCCATTCAAAAAGCAGATATCGTCATTTCGATGTTGCCGGCACATCTACATATTGAAGTGGCCCGAGATTGTATCGCCTATAAAAAACATATGGTTACTGCTTCTTACGTAAGCGATGCAATGCAGGAATTAGATGTTTTGGCACAAGAAAACAATTTAATTTTTATGAATGAAATTGGTCTCGATCCCGGGATTGATCATATGAGCGCGATGAAAGTGATTGATGAAATCAAGGCTAAAGGAGGAAAAATGCTTTTGTTTGAATCCTTCTGTGGTGGACTAGTTGCCCCAGAATCGGATACGAATTTGTGGAATTACAAATTCACTTGGGCCCCACGAAATGTAGTTCTTGCCGGACAAGGCGGCGCTGCAAAATTTCTTCAGGAAGGAACTTACAAATACATTCCCTATTGCAATTTGTTCCGCAGAACCGAATTCCTTGAGGTTGAAGGTTATGGTAAATTTGAAGCCTATTCGAACCGTGATTCCTTGAAATATTTGGATGTTTATGGATTGAATGACGTATTGACTTTGTTCAGAGGAACCATTCGCAGAGTGGGTTTTTCCAAAGCCTGGAATATGTTTGTGCAACTCGGAATGACCGATGATAGTTATGTAATGGAAGGTTCCGAAACTATGAGTTATCGGCAATTCGTGAATTCATTCTTGCCCTATCACCCGACTGATTCTGTCGAAATCAAGATGCGTTTGATTCTGAAAATTGATCAAGACGATATTATGTGGGACAAATTGCTAGAATTGGATTTATTCAATCCCGACAAATTAGTAGGTTTAAAAGATGCCACTCCAGCTCAAATTCTCGAAAAAATCTTGAGCGATAGTTGGACATTGCAACCCAACGACAAAGATATGATTGTGATGTATCATAAATTTGGCTACGAGCTGAACGGCAAAAAACTTCAAATTGATTCCAAAATGGTTTGCCTTGGCGAAGACCAAACCTATACTGCAATGGCAAAAACTGTCGGCTTACCCGTTGCAATGGCAACCTTGTTAATCCTAAACGGAAAGATAAAAACTCCCGGAGTGCAATTGCCGATTCGAGAAGAAGTGTATTTGCCTATTTTGAAAGAATTAGAAGAATATGGGGTTGTATTCAAGGAGGAAACGGTTCCTTATTTAGGATATAATGCTTGA
- a CDS encoding dipeptidase — protein METIKSYVDEHKNRFIDELIELLKIPSVSADPAYHQDIITTANAVKASLEQAGCDFVELCETPGNPIVYGEKTINKDLPTVLVYGHYDVQPADPIELWTSPAFEPVIKKTEIHPDGAIFARGSCDDKGQMFIHVKAFEYMIQSNTLPCNVKFMIEGEEEIGSKSLGWFVERNHEKLKNDVILISDTGMISNQQPSITTGLRGLSYVEVEVTGPNRDLHSGLYGGAVANPINVLAKMIASLHDENNHVTIPGFYDKVEELSLEERAEMAKAPFNLENYKKALDLNDIYGEKGYVTNERNSIRPTLDVNGIWGGYTGEGAKTVIASQAFAKISMRLVPNQDWEEITELFTKHFISIAPAGVKVKVKPHHGGQGYVTPTDSIGYKAANKAYTETFGVPAIPVRSGGSIPIVALFEKELKSKTILMGFGLDSDAIHSPNEHFGIFNYLKGIETIPLFFKYFVEMSK, from the coding sequence ATGGAAACCATAAAATCATACGTTGATGAACACAAAAATCGTTTCATCGACGAATTAATCGAATTATTAAAAATCCCTTCTGTTAGCGCCGATCCAGCTTACCATCAAGATATTATCACTACTGCCAATGCTGTAAAAGCTAGTTTAGAGCAAGCCGGTTGCGATTTTGTAGAACTATGCGAAACGCCTGGAAATCCAATTGTGTATGGCGAAAAGACAATAAATAAGGACTTGCCGACCGTTTTGGTTTACGGACATTATGATGTACAACCCGCCGACCCTATCGAATTATGGACTTCTCCAGCATTCGAACCTGTGATCAAAAAAACCGAAATTCATCCTGATGGCGCCATTTTTGCTCGTGGTTCTTGCGATGACAAAGGTCAAATGTTTATACACGTGAAAGCATTCGAATATATGATTCAATCCAATACATTGCCTTGCAACGTGAAATTTATGATTGAAGGCGAAGAAGAAATAGGCTCTAAAAGTTTGGGTTGGTTTGTAGAGCGCAATCATGAAAAACTCAAAAATGACGTCATATTAATTTCTGATACCGGAATGATTTCGAACCAACAACCTTCAATTACCACAGGTTTGCGTGGTTTGAGTTATGTAGAAGTTGAAGTAACGGGACCCAATCGCGATTTACATTCTGGATTGTATGGTGGTGCTGTTGCTAATCCCATTAACGTTTTGGCAAAGATGATTGCTTCGCTTCACGACGAAAATAATCACGTAACCATTCCTGGTTTTTATGACAAAGTCGAAGAATTATCATTGGAAGAAAGAGCCGAAATGGCCAAAGCACCTTTCAATTTAGAAAACTACAAAAAAGCATTAGACTTGAATGATATCTATGGTGAAAAAGGCTATGTAACCAATGAAAGAAATTCTATCCGACCAACACTTGACGTAAACGGAATTTGGGGCGGATATACTGGAGAAGGTGCTAAAACTGTTATTGCGAGTCAGGCTTTCGCCAAGATTTCGATGCGATTGGTTCCGAATCAAGATTGGGAAGAAATCACCGAATTGTTTACCAAACATTTCATTAGCATTGCTCCAGCAGGAGTGAAAGTAAAAGTAAAACCGCATCACGGCGGACAAGGTTATGTAACACCAACGGACAGCATTGGTTACAAAGCCGCCAATAAAGCCTACACCGAAACCTTTGGAGTTCCAGCCATTCCAGTACGTTCCGGAGGAAGTATTCCAATCGTCGCCTTGTTCGAAAAAGAACTAAAAAGCAAAACCATCTTGATGGGATTTGGACTAGACAGCGATGCCATTCACTCGCCAAATGAACATTTCGGAATATTTAATTACCTCAAAGGAATTGAGACGATTCCGTTGTTTTTTAAATATTTTGTGGAAATGAGTAAGTAG
- a CDS encoding putative periplasmic lipoprotein codes for MKKLVMIALLAIGLSVNAQETIYAEANENGVCTNLKTGEVINSELTSKFIIDFKLGVVTLTIENGQVMYNITEKYDYKWYDVNGKLINDKIVMCSNELQKIKICYSDDVNDQGIIGYTEMPEQEFAYYVYKIKPTKTKNYATVKKMKKNQK; via the coding sequence ATGAAAAAATTAGTAATGATTGCTTTATTAGCAATAGGATTAAGTGTAAATGCTCAAGAAACAATTTATGCCGAAGCAAATGAAAATGGTGTTTGTACAAATTTAAAAACAGGCGAAGTCATAAACTCGGAATTAACTTCAAAATTTATAATTGATTTTAAACTAGGTGTTGTCACCCTTACCATCGAAAATGGTCAAGTAATGTATAATATTACTGAAAAATATGATTATAAATGGTATGATGTTAATGGAAAATTAATCAATGATAAAATAGTAATGTGTTCTAACGAACTTCAAAAAATAAAAATTTGCTATTCTGATGATGTTAATGACCAAGGAATTATTGGATATACCGAAATGCCCGAACAAGAATTTGCTTATTATGTTTATAAAATAAAACCCACTAAAACTAAAAATTATGCTACAGTCAAAAAAATGAAAAAAAATCAAAAATGA
- a CDS encoding coiled-coil domain-containing protein, translating into MLTLILAFLGFVLMGLSIYFFFNGSFDANEKVDLAEKELEKANKKIERLNQELSEKTRKIFESEKNIKNFTSEPFGHPKAHNIPVLEITSVDLGEGVTVEGNKKKVHRLMYSHQIRFIIMNIGKNALKDVIFSIKDVYNEPKEKGKTKKTKGELDFMNRPIDNEDIGSYDNIEIHTLNLKSKKLIYSSNLPSSFGFGNYCYDVIVEWADGSYQMQVEIEEIDGKLKFKYEFYNVNGEPIDLKKLTTVN; encoded by the coding sequence ATGTTAACATTAATACTGGCATTCCTAGGCTTTGTTTTGATGGGACTTTCCATCTATTTTTTCTTCAATGGAAGTTTTGATGCCAATGAAAAAGTAGATCTTGCCGAAAAGGAACTTGAAAAGGCAAATAAAAAAATTGAACGTTTAAATCAAGAATTAAGTGAGAAAACTAGGAAGATTTTTGAATCTGAAAAAAATATCAAAAATTTTACTTCAGAACCCTTTGGGCATCCCAAAGCACATAATATCCCTGTTTTAGAAATTACGAGTGTTGATCTTGGCGAAGGCGTGACAGTAGAAGGAAACAAAAAAAAGGTTCATCGATTAATGTACAGCCATCAAATTAGGTTTATAATTATGAATATTGGCAAAAACGCACTGAAGGATGTAATTTTTTCTATCAAAGATGTTTATAACGAACCAAAAGAAAAAGGAAAAACGAAGAAAACCAAGGGAGAGCTTGATTTCATGAACCGCCCAATTGACAACGAAGATATTGGCTCTTATGACAACATTGAGATTCATACTTTGAATCTTAAATCGAAAAAACTGATTTACTCAAGCAACCTTCCAAGTAGTTTTGGATTTGGCAATTATTGTTATGATGTCATTGTGGAATGGGCCGATGGTTCATATCAGATGCAAGTTGAAATTGAAGAAATAGATGGCAAGTTGAAATTTAAATATGAATTTTACAATGTGAATGGAGAGCCTATTGACTTGAAAAAGTTAACCACCGTAAATTGA
- a CDS encoding DUF58 domain-containing protein, which produces MKIESQIEKISSFQHLEMLANQIVEGFISGMHKSPFHGFSAEFAEHKVYNVGESTKHIDWKLFAKTDRLYTKKFEEDTNLRCHIIIDNSSSMHYPKLDNKELFYQNKIGFSVLASAVLMNILKKQRDAIGLSVFSDSYEYYSPEKGSDRHHRMILNALENLLERPKVQKRTDTITFLHQIAEKIHRRSMIILFTDMFHPEASGGNEEALFTALQHLKHNKHKVVLFHVIDNKTELNFDFDNAPRKFIDLETGDEVNIFADNVKEEYEKGVHNYFKKLALTCSQNKIKYVPVGVADSFDKILTTYLVEKQNFG; this is translated from the coding sequence ATGAAGATCGAATCCCAAATAGAAAAAATTTCCAGTTTCCAGCATCTTGAAATGTTGGCGAATCAAATTGTGGAAGGCTTTATTTCGGGGATGCACAAAAGTCCTTTTCATGGTTTTTCGGCTGAATTTGCAGAGCATAAAGTGTATAATGTGGGCGAAAGTACCAAACATATCGACTGGAAATTGTTTGCTAAAACCGATAGACTCTACACCAAAAAATTTGAGGAAGATACTAATTTGCGGTGTCATATTATTATCGATAATTCCTCGTCGATGCATTATCCAAAATTGGACAACAAAGAACTATTTTACCAAAATAAGATAGGTTTTTCGGTTTTGGCTTCGGCAGTTTTGATGAATATTCTAAAGAAACAGCGCGATGCTATTGGTTTAAGTGTGTTTTCAGATTCCTATGAATATTATTCGCCAGAAAAGGGTAGCGATCGCCATCATCGAATGATATTGAATGCGCTTGAAAATTTACTAGAGCGACCCAAAGTTCAAAAAAGAACAGATACCATTACCTTTTTGCATCAAATAGCCGAAAAAATTCATCGGCGCTCGATGATTATTCTTTTTACCGATATGTTTCATCCCGAAGCTTCAGGAGGCAATGAAGAAGCCTTATTTACTGCCTTGCAACATTTGAAACACAACAAACACAAAGTAGTTTTATTTCACGTCATCGACAATAAAACCGAGTTGAATTTCGATTTTGATAACGCGCCAAGAAAGTTTATTGACCTTGAAACAGGAGATGAGGTAAACATTTTTGCCGATAATGTGAAGGAAGAATATGAAAAAGGAGTCCATAATTACTTCAAAAAATTGGCTTTGACCTGTTCCCAGAACAAAATTAAGTACGTTCCGGTAGGTGTTGCCGATAGTTTTGATAAAATATTGACCACATATTTGGTTGAAAAACAAAACTTTGGATAA
- the trxA gene encoding thioredoxin — protein sequence MALAITDATFEEVVLKSDKPVMVDFWAAWCGPCRMVGPIIDQLGEEYEGKVVVGKVDVDANQEFAAKYGVRNIPTVLVFHNGEVVGKQVGVAPKQTYADSLDALL from the coding sequence ATGGCATTAGCAATTACAGATGCTACTTTTGAAGAAGTAGTGTTGAAATCAGACAAACCAGTTATGGTAGATTTTTGGGCAGCTTGGTGTGGACCTTGTAGAATGGTTGGCCCAATCATTGATCAACTTGGCGAAGAATATGAAGGTAAAGTAGTCGTAGGTAAAGTAGATGTTGATGCAAATCAAGAATTCGCTGCCAAATATGGCGTGAGAAACATTCCAACTGTGTTGGTTTTTCATAATGGAGAAGTAGTAGGAAAACAAGTTGGAGTTGCTCCTAAACAAACATATGCAGACAGTTTAGACGCTTTGTTGTAA
- a CDS encoding ATP-binding protein, with translation MEEEKLINIVNDLVKQPRESEWVEFKYNYHSAEEIGERIAALANGACLHNQPFGYLVYGIEDKTHKIIGTTFNIKTAKKGKEDIESWLINRLEPKIDFRTHYFEYTKDINISLLIIPSSVNRPISFLHKSYIRISSYTRNLNEFPEKEAKIWRKEPVKPLEEILIKQKLTSSEVINLLNTPTYFDLLKLPYPNNQEAVIEKFVSEKFIKRNKELYDITKLGAILLAKNLDEFEEVGRKAVRVIVYKGSNKIDTVREQIGKRGYAVGFEGLIDWINGQLPANEEIGRALRSESRMYPEIAIRELVANAIIHQDFSEKGFPMIEIFSDRIEISNPGLPLITPQRFIDEYISRNERLADVLRRFGMCEEKGSGIDKVIFYNEMYQLPAVDFIISEKRTRVTMFSYKDLNNLDKKDKVRACYQHACLRYVSNDIMTNQSLRERFQIEEQNSAIASRIIKETLNEGLIKDDDPSSNSRKYKRYIPFWA, from the coding sequence ATGGAGGAAGAAAAGTTAATAAATATAGTAAATGATTTGGTAAAACAACCTAGAGAGAGTGAATGGGTTGAATTTAAATATAACTATCATTCAGCAGAAGAAATAGGAGAACGAATAGCTGCATTAGCTAACGGAGCTTGTTTGCATAATCAACCATTTGGTTATCTTGTGTATGGAATAGAAGATAAAACACATAAAATAATAGGAACAACTTTTAATATTAAAACAGCTAAAAAAGGCAAAGAAGATATTGAAAGTTGGTTAATAAATAGGCTAGAACCTAAAATTGATTTTAGAACCCACTATTTTGAATACACAAAGGATATAAATATCTCATTACTAATTATTCCAAGTTCGGTAAATAGACCTATAAGTTTTCTTCATAAGTCCTATATAAGGATATCAAGTTATACAAGAAACCTAAATGAGTTTCCAGAAAAAGAAGCTAAAATATGGAGAAAAGAGCCTGTTAAACCTTTAGAAGAAATACTAATAAAGCAAAAGCTAACTTCCAGCGAAGTTATTAATTTGCTTAACACACCAACTTATTTTGATTTATTAAAACTGCCTTATCCTAACAATCAAGAAGCAGTTATTGAAAAATTTGTTTCTGAGAAATTTATAAAAAGGAACAAAGAGCTGTATGACATAACAAAATTAGGAGCAATTTTATTAGCTAAAAATCTAGACGAATTTGAAGAAGTAGGCAGAAAAGCCGTTCGCGTTATTGTTTACAAAGGAAGCAACAAGATTGATACGGTTAGAGAACAAATAGGAAAACGAGGGTATGCAGTAGGTTTTGAAGGGTTAATCGATTGGATTAACGGTCAACTTCCAGCAAATGAGGAAATAGGTAGAGCTTTACGAAGTGAATCTAGAATGTATCCTGAAATCGCAATAAGGGAACTTGTGGCAAATGCTATTATTCATCAAGACTTTAGTGAAAAAGGGTTTCCAATGATAGAGATATTTTCCGATAGAATTGAAATTTCAAATCCAGGACTTCCATTAATAACACCACAACGATTTATTGATGAATATATATCAAGAAATGAAAGATTAGCTGATGTATTGCGAAGATTTGGTATGTGTGAAGAAAAAGGAAGTGGGATTGATAAAGTGATTTTTTATAATGAAATGTACCAATTGCCAGCTGTTGATTTTATTATTTCTGAAAAGCGGACAAGAGTTACGATGTTTAGCTATAAAGACCTTAATAATTTAGACAAGAAAGATAAAGTAAGAGCTTGTTACCAACATGCTTGTTTGCGATATGTTTCGAATGACATAATGACAAACCAAAGCTTAAGAGAGCGTTTTCAAATAGAAGAACAGAATTCAGCTATTGCCTCACGAATAATTAAAGAGACTTTAAATGAAGGATTGATTAAAGATGATGATCCGTCAAGCAATTCAAGAAAGTATAAAAGATACATTCCTTTTTGGGCTTAA